Within Peromyscus leucopus breed LL Stock chromosome 16_21, UCI_PerLeu_2.1, whole genome shotgun sequence, the genomic segment AGGGAATAAGAAAGCTGCTTTTCACTTCCAACACTCAAACCAGGATCCCAAGAATCATGAGAAACAAAACATGCAGCTAAGCAGGCTCCAGGGGTCCAGAAACACCTCCACATGGTCAGATGCGATGAACGCTGCTTTCTGTGGCACACCTGGACCTGGATGATTTCACAGTCAATCTCACAGCAGCTGTAAAGTTGTCCAGTTTCTCTTGATTTGTAACAACCTTTAGCCAAACGATCCAAAGGCCTGAAGAGCTCTGATTAGgaaagcacagggacagacagGAACAAGATCCACCCAGCACAGAACAGAGGCTGAAGCAATGAGCTAACGCAGAGAGCCCCAGGGCCACCTAACGGGAGCAGCAAATGTCTTTCCTAGCTCAGGATGCACACAAAGAGGACAATGAgtgaggggagacagagaggccGGGGAGGCAGGTACGGCACAAGTCTCCATTCACACTGCCAAGGAGCTCCTCaagtagaaagagaaagcaaaaaactAGTAAGTGGGTTTCCGGGTTGTGTGAGTTCTGGTTTTCTATTTGGGAATTTCAAAATGAAGTGGAAGGCCTGCCACCATGCAGCAGTCCGTGCATGGGAGAGCTGCCCAGCTCTGTGATTTAGGCATCACAATCTctatttttccatgtcttttcaCTCCGAAGTAGAAGGCCTGCAGGGAAAGGCACGTCACAGCTGCTTGGCCCTGTGGGTGGCatcttgggccagtgagatgttcCCGTGGATGACCATGAGAATGCAGGGTCACTGCATTCAAAGTCCCAGTGACAGAACACAGTCCCTGAGCAGCTGGTGACTTAGGCAGACTTCCCGGGCTGTATGCTCAGATCCACACGTCATGGGTAAACATCACCGAGGGACGGATGGCAGCAGGCTCAGTAGAAGCGTTTTCGGCTCTGGTCCTGCCATTTGTTGTAGAGTATGATACCAATAACAATGGCAAACACAGAAAACACCAGGGAGAAAAAGACGATAAGAAAGAGGGCCAGGCCACTCAGGGGTGCTGGTGGTACAGtcactgaggaagaagaaaaagaaatcagagatatgGAGCCCATCCTACAATGGGTCAACAGGTTGTCCAGTCCCTGGTTTCTGACACCCACTGCTGGGGAGCCAAAGCCCTGACTCCCCCTTTCCAGATGGCTCAATTTAAAAAGGAAGCAGCCCACATGCTACTGCTTGCCTGTTACAGGACAGGTGGGAAGGTAGTGCAGGCATTCCATGTGCCTCAgaggagcagacagacagaccaaccTGACAGCTGTAGATGCCAGTCACCCCAGACTCCATGGACACTGCAACCTCCTCCCTGACCATGGGCCATTTCCCAGGATCCCACACTCACTCTCAGGTAGCTTCAGATTGTCCACTGAGGGCAGGAATACATCTCGATGCAGCTTCTCTTCTTCTGGGGTCCTCACCCCAGTCAGCTCAAACAACTTCAGCGAAATGACGTCATGATTATCTAGAGGAGAGAGTACGGAGGATTACTCCAGCTGCCTCAAGAGGGCTTTTGGAGTTAGTATCCGGGCTCAAACCTCTGATCCACTGACGGCAGTGACCTGAAGCCACCTTGAAATCTCAAGTAGACAGAGAACTGTTTGAGGGGCGCAGGGAGACTGACTaacaggaggagggagatggaaatGAGGCAAACAGAGCGTGTTTTCTCTCCTTTGGGGAACTAGAGGGGAAAACTATCAGGAGGGCACGAAGACAGGGTGCCGGGGCGGTGGGTATGAAGGACAATGACACGGGTGGATCAAAGTGTCACGTGAGCCcctgtgatggtgcacgcctgtgACACCagcattaattaaaaagaaaaaagccaagtgtggtggcccatgcctgtaattcttgagaggcagagacaggagaactgaTACAAATTCAAGGCTAACTTGGTCTACACCTCCGAGACTTAGGCCAGGggggggctacacagtgagactctctcaaaagcaacaacagaaaaacccaacaaaaaccaGACTTCTTGAAAAAAAGGGTAAAGCCTCATCACTGCCTCATCTAAAGAATAAGGAACTGTATATATTCTATGTATCCTATGTATTTTATtggcaaatatatacacacatatatatattataaatgaaaaaaactaaaaatattgaaagtaactggggctagagagacgtctcagtggttaggagcacttgcttgaggaccagagttcagttcccagcacccgcatcaaATGGATCAGAACCATCTGcatctcaagttccaggggaatctgatgccctcttctggcttaaataggcacctgcacacacacgtgcatacaacacacacgcacgcacgcacacgcacgcacgcacgcacgcacgcacgcacgcatatacacaaataaaaatttaaaaccttaaaaagCACTGAAGATGACTAAATCCTCTATCATGCATTAAGGAGACACAGCAGCACCACAGTCCTCTTGGTGGagtataagcacacacacacacaggcagagaggagaaatggtcCCCCACCATCTGTTTAATGGGCCTTGGTCAGGGCAACATTACTTACGTGAAAGATGCTGCTCCCCCAAACTCTGCTTCTTTGTGGCCATTTGGAATTCTGGCCCTGATCTCCCTGAAGCTACTAGGAAGGAGATCAGGAAACTAGAGACTAGGTCTCCCTTCATGTGCAGAAGTACTAGTGTGTAAGACAGTTTTACAGTGCAGTGCAGGCTGCCCTTGATGGATGGgctcctgcttcaggctcctgggTCCTGGCATTACAGGTGTCTGATACCACACCCAGGTCCTACTTCTCTCCTCTGTTTGTTTGGCCTCTGCTTGGtttaggagacagggtcttactatgtagcccaagctgctggcctcaaacctgtgacTTTTTCGTCTCAGCCTTCTTAATGATGaattatagatgtgagccactGTACTTGActtctctttttaagttttttttttttttttttttttttgttaagttggtttttgggctttttaaaaatttgtttgtttgattgatttgttgagacagggtctgtctctgtagccctggctgtcctggaactcacagagatccacccacccctgtctcctaagtgctggaactaaatgTGCATGCCATTACATATGGCCTTCCTGGCTGTTCTCAGTTCCAGGCTTGTAACATTTCTTGTCTCAGATCTGGTTTCAACTAATTCTCGAGGAAGCTCTGCTCCCTTCAGGGGGGGTTGATATTCAGTATTTATTTCCTTTGAGCCTAGCCTAGATTTCTGATCGTTTCTGTGGACACATCCACAGCTCCTTGGTCTGCTACAACCATCAACAAATCCAGAGCAGAAGAAATTGCCTTCATCTTCATTTGGAAAAATGTTTTTGCTGTCAGAATCAAGTTTAAACTATAGGACAAGATAAAAAGCCAGGGCAGGCCAGGTTTGGTGCACAcatgcaatctcagcactcaagaggtcgAGGcacaaagatcctgagttcaaggctagtctggcctacatagcaagtcctaggctagcctgggctacataggccctctcacaaaacaaacaaaaaaatgtaaaaaaaagctacacaggccgggtggtggtggcgcgcgcctttaatcccagcactcgggaggcagagccaggtggatctctgtgagttcgaggccagcctggtctaccgagtgagttccaggaaaggcacaaagctacacagagaaaccctgtctcgaaaaaaccaaaaaaaaaaaaaaacccaaaaaaaaagctacacagaaaggaaagccttttttcctttcttttctttttttgaggcagggtttcattttgtagctcaaactggcctggaactgctaTGTAATCCagctcatctttcttttcttaattccttttttgtttgtttgttttttgagacaagggtctcactatgtagccctagctgccttggaactcactctgtagaccaggctggccttacactcaGAGAACCTCCCGCTTtggcctcctcctttctcctctcctttgcccttctctgtccttccttccttcaaaacAAAGCCAGGGCAATGCTCTCTACAGTGTGTGGACATCAAAGCCTGGGACAACTGAGAAATAACTGAACTTTCTCAACGAGtccttgaagaagaaaaatgagactatgccaggtgtggtgatgcatgcctgcaattccagcacgtAAAAGGTGGAGGTCGGCTGTATCGCCAGCTCAGGGCCAGGGTGCAAAGTAAAACTGtcttaaaaccaaaccaaacaactaaccaccccccctcccccccaaaaaaaaactacactAACTATAGGTTAaaaatttatagattttttaaaaattggctgCCTGGGCCAAAACTAGGTAGAGTGAGTGTTGGCATGTCAGTCAAGGAAGGTAGGCGTTTCGGGGTGCCGGGCCGGGGAAATGAGCTGAGGAGTGGTCAGAGAATATGAAGCCCAGAGCACTGTGCATGGCAAGGAGGCAGGGGCTGCTGGTACAAGAGCAGCacagatggcagggcagagagatGCAGGACCCAGCGCAGCTCGGGAGCAGGCAGACGGCTGGCAAACTGCACACACGCTCCATTCAAAAGTCTGCACCAGGAGGGATGCAGGCTGCTTAGGAGAGGGACGACGGAGTGGAGGAAcagctctgagaggaggaagggaactgGGCACAGTGGTAAGTGCAGTTCGAGAAGCCCGACAACAGGATAGGCCGGAAGGGGCAGGGCAGCGAGGCATtcacacaggctcacaggctCCAAGAGCTGCCTAGACAAGGGCACACACACTGCTTGAGTTAGTCCCGAGAGGGCCTGGACTGGAGCTTGGACAGGATCTAGACAGCAATGTCCAGCATTCTTAAGCCATGTGCATGGCTTCCCATAACGCCTTCATCTGGCTCTCTTCAGAGAAGGCCTCACCACGCCTTGGGTACTGACAAAAGGGGTCaactgaggcagaggaagcaCAGTGCAATACCAGAGAGATCCCCAGTGATGGAGGAAGTGCCGAAGTAATAGCCCCGGGGGAGCCGGACCCCAGGCATCTCAATGCAG encodes:
- the Lman2l gene encoding VIP36-like protein isoform X3, with amino-acid sequence MDKGRRICMETAWQSGTQRIGCSQRVFPYISAMVNNGSLSYDHERDGRPTELGGCTAIVRNLRYDTFLVIRYVKRHLTIMMDIDGKHEWRDCIEMPGVRLPRGYYFGTSSITGDLSDNHDVISLKLFELTGVRTPEEEKLHRDVFLPSVDNLKLPEMTVPPAPLSGLALFLIVFFSLVFSVFAIVIGIILYNKWQDQSRKRFY